One Oryza glaberrima chromosome 11, OglaRS2, whole genome shotgun sequence genomic region harbors:
- the LOC127755272 gene encoding binding partner of ACD11 1-like isoform X1, with amino-acid sequence MQESFMAVRLDPGYLRIGVTPPQFSTSSPSPPPSPPHQLISTSPNWTIDVSDARTIKVTNISMSATADNIKEFFSFSGEVEYVEMRRESETSQVAYVTFKEFHGADTALLLSGASISEASVNITPVEDYVLPPEAYFYRQDTGSPRTPTEAAVKKAEEVVSTMLAKGFVLSKDALKRARSFDDRHQLLSTASARVASLDRRFGLSDKFSAGTAAARGAVRGVDERFQVSELARVAVTAAEQGAASVVASSPYASRGAAWVSAAVGAVARAAFDVGAMTKEKVERAEEEEHGAGAAGDVAHARVQVDAPASPAHAAREQPDGHYKNKMM; translated from the exons ATGCAGGAGTCGTTCATGGCG GTCCGGCTGGACCCGGGCTATCTGAGGATAGGGGTGACTCCTCCCCAATTCAGCACttcatcaccatcaccaccaccatctcctcctcatcaaCTCATCAGCACCTCCCCCAATTGGACCATTGATGTCTCAGAT gCAAGAACAATCAAGGTCACAAACATCTCCATGTCGGCGACTGCTGACAACATCAAggagttcttctccttctccggtGAGGTCGAATACGTGGAAATGCGAAG GGAATCAGAGACATCACAAGTTGCCTATGTGACCTTCAAGGAGTTCCATGGAGCAGACACTGCGCTGCTCCTCTCT gGAGCAAGCATATCTGAAGCTTCAGTGAACATTACACCAGTGGAAGACTATGTGCTGCCTCCAGAAGCCTACTTCTACAGACAG GACACGGGCTCGCCGAGGACGCCGACGGAGGCGGCAGTgaagaaggcggaggaggtAGTGAGCACGATGCTGGCCAAGGGCTTCGTGCTGAGCAAGGACGCGCTGAAGCGGGCGCGGTCGTTCGACGACCGACACCAGCTGCTGtcgacggcgagcgcgcgggTGGCGTCGCTGGACCGCCGGTTCGGGCTCAGCGACAAGTTCAGcgccgggacggcggcggcgcgcggcgccgtgCGCGGCGTGGACGAGCGGTTCCAGGTGTCGGAGCTCGCCCGCGTCGCGGTCACCGCGGCGGAGCAGGGCGCGGCGAGCGTGGTGGCGTCGAGCCCCTACGCGTCCCGCGGCGCCGCGTGGGTGTCCGCCGCCGTGGGCGCCGTCGCCAGGGCGGCCTTCGACGTCGGCGCCATGACCAAGGAGAAGGTGGAgagggccgaggaggaggagcacggcgccggcgccgccggcgacgtcgcgcaCGCGCGCGTTCAGGTCGACGCGCCGGCCTCGCCCGCGCACGCAGCGCGTGAACAACCAGATGGCCACTACAAGAACAAGATGATGTAG
- the LOC127755272 gene encoding binding partner of ACD11 1-like isoform X2: protein MQESFMAARTIKVTNISMSATADNIKEFFSFSGEVEYVEMRRESETSQVAYVTFKEFHGADTALLLSGASISEASVNITPVEDYVLPPEAYFYRQDTGSPRTPTEAAVKKAEEVVSTMLAKGFVLSKDALKRARSFDDRHQLLSTASARVASLDRRFGLSDKFSAGTAAARGAVRGVDERFQVSELARVAVTAAEQGAASVVASSPYASRGAAWVSAAVGAVARAAFDVGAMTKEKVERAEEEEHGAGAAGDVAHARVQVDAPASPAHAAREQPDGHYKNKMM from the exons ATGCAGGAGTCGTTCATGGCG gCAAGAACAATCAAGGTCACAAACATCTCCATGTCGGCGACTGCTGACAACATCAAggagttcttctccttctccggtGAGGTCGAATACGTGGAAATGCGAAG GGAATCAGAGACATCACAAGTTGCCTATGTGACCTTCAAGGAGTTCCATGGAGCAGACACTGCGCTGCTCCTCTCT gGAGCAAGCATATCTGAAGCTTCAGTGAACATTACACCAGTGGAAGACTATGTGCTGCCTCCAGAAGCCTACTTCTACAGACAG GACACGGGCTCGCCGAGGACGCCGACGGAGGCGGCAGTgaagaaggcggaggaggtAGTGAGCACGATGCTGGCCAAGGGCTTCGTGCTGAGCAAGGACGCGCTGAAGCGGGCGCGGTCGTTCGACGACCGACACCAGCTGCTGtcgacggcgagcgcgcgggTGGCGTCGCTGGACCGCCGGTTCGGGCTCAGCGACAAGTTCAGcgccgggacggcggcggcgcgcggcgccgtgCGCGGCGTGGACGAGCGGTTCCAGGTGTCGGAGCTCGCCCGCGTCGCGGTCACCGCGGCGGAGCAGGGCGCGGCGAGCGTGGTGGCGTCGAGCCCCTACGCGTCCCGCGGCGCCGCGTGGGTGTCCGCCGCCGTGGGCGCCGTCGCCAGGGCGGCCTTCGACGTCGGCGCCATGACCAAGGAGAAGGTGGAgagggccgaggaggaggagcacggcgccggcgccgccggcgacgtcgcgcaCGCGCGCGTTCAGGTCGACGCGCCGGCCTCGCCCGCGCACGCAGCGCGTGAACAACCAGATGGCCACTACAAGAACAAGATGATGTAG
- the LOC127754013 gene encoding uncharacterized protein LOC127754013, whose amino-acid sequence MEQPSNRDWSDCDPTFAAEANAAIRALRDTGAGADARARRLAARLVERYPGSPLAHTILAEGHRVRGRLEGARSSLERAAALAPGCPRTAFMLAAVLTRMGLLDEAMEVCDRSLRVPQPTDPARHLPYPRNRIVPKDAEHRIAYTRQGIRRLRLGAEKCRGTAVLPPESALPAPDLPPESAEANLQVVRDLWRGMSEEEQQAFLKVSFQDMKSYCRSGGELEMVSLLSDAEQFVKLSASSSCWTCPLCGFKIILDEERFMVHMENFHIEHEEYKKLRSSLPKRVPDNEMELLKSWRWEPMPIDGDDLAERTEILSKLKKLVSQLIDMEAVSLCLLYIMHKFIMRRVRPVTPLVVSMCACCGIRQLSSVHLKELYEFLQKLTPILADYVHQKAQNGEQESQQDSLAVTTWLKETGTLSFDYGKIVSRNTDGSSNPDEIVDGLFHESLLEDPLVSWGGVWQRCLDLGPDILNKISEALNKLKVNCSSCEELKQKLGDVYFLHDAIFETDIDVKPYFDDGIGSVQVEMLLIDAEVDYQKKMLLEACKVDYLAAILPIAKACLRAKMNNNLRPPNGLELQAPLNIILRSLWHIRRFHDTLQKIPRECRDVTVGDFQIEKELLEIFDSWDLVKDGKPCEPSGSTRFADFTSSLIKKSGKMTASKIVKSLFQRLHSSHTPLHFEFRGETSELQTPTEPSLVGCICLVHDLFGLHLYENKFNCLNMVHTKFAYSIELGAGGETKFKSFSELLVARESRNGSVGQKVAQYSLLCPPRLFMTVFDWEDINGSYNNMHEVLISLATELDISHIYRGLHSGCMYTLVSAVCCDDQRQYRCFAREKNRWIIYDGNTAEPAGSWQESIERYRQSKLRPEILFFERVE is encoded by the exons ATGGAGCAGCCGAGCAACCGGGACTGGTCGGACTGCGACCCGACGTTCGCCGCGGAGGCCAACGCGGCGATCCGCGCGCTGCGGGacacgggcgcgggcgcggacgcgcgcgcgcgccggctcGCGGCGAGGCTCGTCGAGAGGTACCCCGGCTCGCCGCTCGCCCACACCATCCTCGCGGAGGGGCACCGCGTGCGGGGGCGCCTGGAGGGGGCGAGGTCGAGCctcgagcgcgcggcggcgctcgcgccgGGGTGCCCGCGCACCGCCTTcatgctcgccgccgtgctcacgCGGATGGGCCTGCTCGACGAGGCGATGGAGGTGTGCGACCGCAGCCTCCGCGTGCCGCAGCCCACCGACCCGGCGCGCCACCTCCCCTACCCGAGGAACCGCATCGTCCCCAAGGACGCGGAGCATAGGATCGCTTATACCCGACAAGGGATCCGTCGGCTGCGTCTCGGGGCCGAGAAGTGCAGGGGAACCGCGGTTCTTCCACCGGAGTCCGCGTTGCCCGCGCCGGACTTGCCGCCGGAAAGCGCCGAGGCCAACCTCCAGGTGGTTCGCGATCTCTGGCGCGGCATgagcgaggaggagcagcaagCCTTCCTGAAGGTGAGCTTTCAAGATATGAAGTCGTACTGCCGCTCAGGAGGGGAGCTAGAGATGGTAAGTTTGCTCTCGGATGCCGAGCAGTTCGTCAAGTTATCTGCGTCGTCTTCGTGTTGGACTTGCCCTTTGTGCGGGTTCAAAATTATCCTTGATGAAGAGCGCTTCATGGTGCACATGGAGAACTTTCACATTGAGCATGAGGAGTACAAAAAATTGCGGTCATCATTACCTAAAAGAGTCCCTGACAATGAGATGGAGCTTCTCAAATCATGGAGATGGGAACCGATGCCAATCGATGGAGATGATTTGGCAGAGAGGACAGAGATCTTGAGCAAGCTTAAGAAACTTGTTTCTCAGCTCATTGATATGGAGGCCGTCTCTCTGTGCCTTCTGTATATCATGCACAAGTTCATAATGAGGCGGGTCAGGCCGGTGACACCATTGGTAGTATCCATGTGCGCGTGCTGTGGGATCAGACAGTTGAGTTCTGTGCACCTCAAGGAACTGTATGAATTTCTCCAGAAGCTTACACCTATCCTTGCAGATTATGTACATCAGAAGGCTCAGAATGGTGAACAAGAGAGCCAGCAGGATTCGCTTGCTGTGACTACCTGGTTGAAAGAGACAGGCACCTTGTCTTTTGATTATGGGAAGATTGTGTCAAGAAACACTGATGGTTCTAGCAACCCAGATGAAATTGTTGATGGTCTATTCCACGAATCTTTGCTTGAGGATCCCTTGGTATCATGGGGTGGTGTGTGGCAAAGATGTCTTGATCTTGGGCCTGATATCCTTAACAAGATAAGTGAAGCATTGAATAAACTGAAGGTTAACTGCAGCTCATGTGAAGAACTAAAACAAAAACTCGGAGATGTTTATTTCCTTCATGACGCAATCTTTGAGACTGATATTGACGTCAAGCCTTATTTTGATGATGGG ATTGGCTCTGTACAAGTTGAAATGCTATTAATTGATGCTGAGGTGGATTACCAGAAGAAAATGCTTTTGGAAGCCTGTAAAGTGGATTATCTTGCAGCCATTTTACCTATTGCAAAGGCTTGCCTTCGG GCCAAAATGAATAATAACCTTCGTCCACCAAATGGTCTTGAACTACAAGCACCTTTGAATATTATTCTCCGG TCTTTGTGGCACATAAGGCGATTCCATGATACTCTCCAAAAGATTCCACGTGAATGTCGTGATGTTACAGTTGGAGACTTTCAAATTGAGAAGGAATTGCTTGAAATCTTTGATTCTTGGGATCTTGTGAAAGACGGCAAACCATGTGAACCAAGTGGTTCGACGAGATTTGCAGATTTTACAAGTTCTCTGATAAAAAAG AGTGGAAAAATGACTGCATCCAAAATTGTGAAAAGCCTTTTTCAGAGGCTGCACTCATCACATACTCCTTTGCATTTTGAGTTCAGGGGTGAAACTTCGGAACTGCAAACACCAACCGAGCCAAGTTTAGTGGGTTGTATATGCCTAGTGCATGATCTCTTTGGGTTACACCTTTATGAAAATAAATTCAACTGTCTGAATATGGTGCACACCAAATTTGCGTACTCTATTGAATTGGGCGCTGGAGGAGAAACTAAG TTCAAGTCTTTCAGCGAACTCTTGGTAGCTAGAGAGTCCAGGAATGGAAGTGTTGGGCAGAAGGTTGCCCAGTACTCTCTTTTATGTCCACCACGTTTGTTCATGACCG TTTTTGATTGGGAGGATATCAATGGGAGCTACAAtaacatgcatgaagtattaatcAGCTTAGCAACAGAGTTGGACATTAGTCATATCTACAGAGGTCTGCATTCAGGATGCATGTATACTCTGGTTTCTGCG GTATGCTGTGATGATCAGAGGCAATACCGCTGCTTTGCTCGTGAGAAGAACAGGTGGATCATATATGATGGCAACACAGCCGAG CCTGCTGGATCCTGGCAAGAGTCAATCGAGCGGTACCGTCAGTCCAAACTCCGCCCGGAAATCCTCTTCTTTGAGCGTGTTGAGTAG
- the LOC127754014 gene encoding purple acid phosphatase 17-like, whose amino-acid sequence MDAPVTLLVFLVAVVAAAAEMPRLEHPHKGDGSLSLLTVGDWGRRGAYNQSMVAAQMGIVGEKMDIDFVISTGDNFYKNGLTGVDDKAFEESFSDIYTAKSLHKPWYTVLGNHDYRGDALAQLSPVLRKVDSRWICIKSFVVSAEIADFFFVDTTPFVLKYWTDPKNSKYDWREVSPRETYMANVLKDLEDALEQSKAPWKIVVGHHAIRSVSQHGDTKELLEHLLPILKAHGVDLYLNGHDHCLEHISSRDSKIQYLTSGAGSKAWRGVQTANADKVEFFYDGQGFMSLRLTAAEASLAFYDVAGEVLHTWTVAKPAIGY is encoded by the exons ATGGATGCTCCAGTTACActcctcgtcttcctcgtcgccgtcgtggcggcggcggcggagatgccGCGGCTGGAGCACCCGCACAAGGGCGACGGGTCGCTGAGCCTCCTCACCGTCGGCGACTGGGGGCGCCGCGGCGCGTACAACCAGTCGATGGTCGCCGCGCAG ATGGGGATAGTAGGGGAGAAGATGGACATCGACTTCGTCATCTCCACCGGCGACAACTTCTACAAGAACGGCCTCACCGGCGTCGATGATAAGGCCTTCGAAGAATCCTTCTCCGACATCTACACCGCCAAGAGCCTCCACAAGCCATGGTATACTG TTCTTGGCAACCATGACTACAGGGGCGACGCCCTCGCCCAGCTGAGCCCTGTTCTTCGCAAGGTCGACAGCCGCTGGATCTGCATCAAGTCCTTCGTCGTTAGCGCAG AGATCGCGGATTTCTTCTTCGTGGACACGACGCCGTTCGTGCTCAAGTACTGGACTGATCCCAAGAACAGCAAGTACGACTGGAGAGAGGTTTCTCCCCGTGAAACCTACATGGCAAATGTCCTCAAg GATCTGGAGGATGCACTGGAGCAGTCCAAAGCGCCGTGGAAGATCGTGGTCGGACACCACGCCATCAGGAGCGTCAGCCAGCACGGCGATACCAAGGAGCTCCTGGAGCATCTCCTTCCAATCCTCAAA GCACATGGAGTTGATCTCTACCTCAACGGCCACGACCACTGCCTCGAGCACATCAGCAGCAGGGACAG CAAGATTCAGTACCTGACGAGTGGGGCCGGGTCGAAGGCGTGGCGCGGGGTGCAGACGGCGAACGCGGACAAGGTGGAGTTCTTCTACGACGGGCAGGGGTTCATGTCGCTgcggctgacggcggcggaggccagcCTCGCCTTCTAtgatgtcgccggcgaggtcctcCACACATGGACGGTCGCCAAACCAGCCATCGGGTACTGA